One Salvia splendens isolate huo1 chromosome 12, SspV2, whole genome shotgun sequence genomic window carries:
- the LOC121758799 gene encoding ion channel CASTOR-like isoform X2 produces the protein MSSNTDGSPPSTSSAAARDWIFPSYSFVHSTHNIRRTPRRRRFSSYHPPPSQQFNSTAPASSSEDASNSVTTISPSHRPQSSEFRNYQKSTRSVAGRPDEPAAAPLKSNDAVSPEKIFSKFFRGGLRIRPQLAFSISIVTTVLSSLLSKNFTLHKEVAQLQGQISKLNVRLKLCNLLDSPDIHNSTLQDVSLDPSKSLKIAALLVSIMLLVLPLFFLKYVDYISSSRRQIDNNSEEVSLNKQLAYRVDVFLSVTPYAKPLALLVATLLLICLGGLALFGVTDDSLADSLWLSWTYIADSGNHANSEGFGSRLVSVSISFGGMLIFAMMLGLVSDAISEKFDSLRKGRSEVVERNHTLILGWSDKLGSLLNQLAIANESLGGGTVVVMAEHDKEEMELDIGKMEFDFRGTSVICRSGSPLILADLKKVSVSKARAIVVLAEDGNADQSDARALRTVLSLTGVKEGLQAHIVVELSDLDNEVLVKLVGGDLVETVVAHDVIGRLMIQCARQPGLAQIWEDILGFENCEFYIKRWPQLDGMQFEDVLISFKEAIPCGVKVASSGGKIILNPDDSYVLQEGDEILVIAEDDDTYSPADLPMVKDAKFLLVTPLARKPQKILLCGWRRDIDDMIVVLDASLAHGSELWMFNEVPENERERKLTDGGLEIDRLMNIILVHREGNAVIRRHLESLPLESFDSILILADESVEDSAIQADSRSLATLLLIRDIQAKRLPYREAMAYQTHRGSFSQGSWIGEMQQASDKSVIISEILDPRTKNLLSMSKISDYVLSNELVSMALAMVAEDRQINDVLEELFAEEGNELHIRAANLYIEEGEELSFYEILLRARQRREILIGYRLADTEKAVINPPAKNERKVWSLKDVFVVIAEKE, from the exons ATGTCCTCAAACACCGACGGATCGCCGCCGTCGACCTCATCGGCGGCGGCAAGAGACTGGATTTTCCCTTCATACTCATTCGTCCACTCCACGCATAACATCCGGAGAACCCCCAGAAGAAGGAGATTCTCTTCCTACCATCCACCGCCGTCGCAGCAATTCAACTCCACCGCGCCGGCGTCCTCATCCGAAGACGCCTCTAATTCCGTCACCACTATCTCTCCGAGTCATAGACCACAGAGTTCGGAGTTTCGCAACTACCAGAAGTCAACGAGGTCGGTGGCTGGTCGTCCAGATGAACCCGCGGCAGCTCCTCTCAAGTCGAACGACGCCGTTTCTCCGGAGAAGATATTTTCGAAATTTTTTAGAGGCGGCTTGAGAATTCGACCGCAGCTTGCCTTTTCTATTTCA ATAGTGACAACGGTGTTATCTTCATTGTTAAGCAAAAATTTTACATTGCACAAAGAGGTTGCTCAGTTGCAG GGTCAAATTTCCAAGCTTAATGTTAGACTCAAACTATGCAATCTTTTGGACTCCCCAGACATACACAACTCGACCCTGCAGGATGTTTCTCTTGATCCAAGCAAGAGCCTGAAAATTGCAGCATTACTTGTTTCAATCATGTTACTAGTCCTCCCACTCTTTTTCTTGAAGTATGTTGATTATATTTCAAGTTCAAGAAGACAGATTGATAATAACTCAGAGGAAGTTTCTTTGAACAAGCAGCTAGCATACAGGGTTGATGTCTTTTTATCAGTTACACCTTATGCTAAGCCTCTAGCATTGTTAGTTGCTACTTTGCTGTTAATATGTCTTGGTGGATTAGCACTGTTTGGTGTGACAGATGACAGCTTAGCTGATTCCCTTTGGTTATCATGGACATACATAGCAGACTCGGGAAATCATGCTAATTCTGAAGGCTTTGGTTCTAGACTAGTGTCTGTATCCATTAGTTTTGGTGGGATGCTTATATTTGCTATGATGCTTGGACTAGTTTCTGATGCGATTTCTGAGAAGTTCGACTCTCTGAGAAAGGGTAGAAGCGAAGTTGTTGAGCGAAATCATACTCTTATACTTGGGTGGAGTGATAAGTTG GGATCACTTTTAAATCAACTCGCCATAGCTAATGAGAGTTTGGGTGGAGGGACTGTGGTTGTGATGGCAGAGCACGACAAAGAAGAGATGGAGCTTGACATTGGTAAAATGGAGTTTGACTTTAGAGGAACATCTGTCATATGCAGAAGTGGAAGCCCTTTAATATTAGCGGACCTAAAAAAA GTTTCTGTTTCTAAGGCTCGAGCAATAGTTGTCCTTGCTGAAGATGGAAATGCTGACCAG AGTGATGCTCGTGCGTTAAGGACAGTTTTAAGCCTTACAGGAGTTAAGGAAGGATTGCAGGCTCACATAGTGGTTGAATTAAGTGATCTCGATAATGAAGTTCTTGTTAAACTCGTTGGAGGGGACCTTGTTGAAACTGTTGTGGCACATGatgtaatcggaaggctgatgaTTCAATGTGCTCGGCAGCCAGGCCTCGCGCAG ATATGGGAAGACATTCTCGGGTTTGAAAATTGTGAGTTCTATATTAAAAGGTGGCCGCAGCTGGATGGAATGCAATTTGAGGATGTTTTGATAAGCTTTAAGGAGGCCATTCCTTGTGGGGTGAAGGTAGCATCTAGTGGTGGAAAGATTATTCTGAATCCTGACGATTCTTATGTTCTGCAAGAAGGGGATGAGATTCTTGTTATTGCAGAGGATGATGACACATATTCTCCAGCAGATCTGCCAATG gTCAAAGATGCCAAATTCCTACTCGTTACCCCACTGGCAAGGAAGCCTCAGAAGATTCTACTTTGTGGATGGAGGAGAGACATTGATGATATGATTGTG GTACTGGATGCTTCTCTAGCACATGGGTCTGAGTTATGGATGTTCAATGAGGTTCCTGAAAATGAAAGGGAGAGAAAGCTTACAGATGGTGGCCTTGAGATTGACCGTTTGATGAACATCATACTTGTCCATCGCGAAGGAAATGCTGTCATAAGGCGCCACCTAGAAAGTCTTCCATtggaatcatttgattca ATATTGATTTTGGCTGATGAATCAGTAGAAGATTCTGCAATTCAGGCAGATTCCAGATCTCTTGCCACACTACTGCTAATACGTGACATTCAG GCAAAGCGCCTTCCATACAGAGAAGCTATGGCATACCAGACCCATAGAGGTAGCTTCTCGCAAGGTTCATGGATTGGGGAAATGCAGCAGGCTTCAGACAAGTCGGTTATTATCAGTGAGATACTTGATCCGAGGACCAAGAACCTACTATCGATGTCAAAAATCAGTGATTATGTTCTGTCAAATGAGCTTGTCAGCATGGCACTGGCCATGGTTGCAGAAGATCGCCAGATAAATGATGTATTGGAAGAACTTTTCGCTGAAGAG GGCAATGAGTTGCACATAAGAGCAGCAAACTTATACATTGAGGAAGGTGAAGAATTGAGTTTCTATGAGATTTTATTACGTGCTCGTCAAAGAAGAGAGATTCTGATTGGATACCGCCTGGCTGACACAGAGAAAGCTGTGATCAATCCTCCTGCCAAAAACGAGAGAAAAGTATGGTCACTGAAGGATGTTTTTGTAGTGATAGCTGAGAAGGAATGA
- the LOC121758799 gene encoding ion channel CASTOR-like isoform X1, which produces MSSNTDGSPPSTSSAAARDWIFPSYSFVHSTHNIRRTPRRRRFSSYHPPPSQQFNSTAPASSSEDASNSVTTISPSHRPQSSEFRNYQKSTRSVAGRPDEPAAAPLKSNDAVSPEKIFSKFFRGGLRIRPQLAFSISIVTTVLSSLLSKNFTLHKEVAQLQGQISKLNVRLKLCNLLDSPDIHNSTLQDVSLDPSKSLKIAALLVSIMLLVLPLFFLKYVDYISSSRRQIDNNSEEVSLNKQLAYRVDVFLSVTPYAKPLALLVATLLLICLGGLALFGVTDDSLADSLWLSWTYIADSGNHANSEGFGSRLVSVSISFGGMLIFAMMLGLVSDAISEKFDSLRKGRSEVVERNHTLILGWSDKLGSLLNQLAIANESLGGGTVVVMAEHDKEEMELDIGKMEFDFRGTSVICRSGSPLILADLKKVSVSKARAIVVLAEDGNADQSDARALRTVLSLTGVKEGLQAHIVVELSDLDNEVLVKLVGGDLVETVVAHDVIGRLMIQCARQPGLAQIWEDILGFENCEFYIKRWPQLDGMQFEDVLISFKEAIPCGVKVASSGGKIILNPDDSYVLQEGDEILVIAEDDDTYSPADLPMVLGGNLPEHELIQKSFERILLCGWRRDMEDMITVLDASLAHGSELWMFNEVPENERERKLTDGGLEIDRLMNIILVHREGNAVIRRHLESLPLESFDSILILADESVEDSAIQADSRSLATLLLIRDIQAKRLPYREAMAYQTHRGSFSQGSWIGEMQQASDKSVIISEILDPRTKNLLSMSKISDYVLSNELVSMALAMVAEDRQINDVLEELFAEEGNELHIRAANLYIEEGEELSFYEILLRARQRREILIGYRLADTEKAVINPPAKNERKVWSLKDVFVVIAEKE; this is translated from the exons ATGTCCTCAAACACCGACGGATCGCCGCCGTCGACCTCATCGGCGGCGGCAAGAGACTGGATTTTCCCTTCATACTCATTCGTCCACTCCACGCATAACATCCGGAGAACCCCCAGAAGAAGGAGATTCTCTTCCTACCATCCACCGCCGTCGCAGCAATTCAACTCCACCGCGCCGGCGTCCTCATCCGAAGACGCCTCTAATTCCGTCACCACTATCTCTCCGAGTCATAGACCACAGAGTTCGGAGTTTCGCAACTACCAGAAGTCAACGAGGTCGGTGGCTGGTCGTCCAGATGAACCCGCGGCAGCTCCTCTCAAGTCGAACGACGCCGTTTCTCCGGAGAAGATATTTTCGAAATTTTTTAGAGGCGGCTTGAGAATTCGACCGCAGCTTGCCTTTTCTATTTCA ATAGTGACAACGGTGTTATCTTCATTGTTAAGCAAAAATTTTACATTGCACAAAGAGGTTGCTCAGTTGCAG GGTCAAATTTCCAAGCTTAATGTTAGACTCAAACTATGCAATCTTTTGGACTCCCCAGACATACACAACTCGACCCTGCAGGATGTTTCTCTTGATCCAAGCAAGAGCCTGAAAATTGCAGCATTACTTGTTTCAATCATGTTACTAGTCCTCCCACTCTTTTTCTTGAAGTATGTTGATTATATTTCAAGTTCAAGAAGACAGATTGATAATAACTCAGAGGAAGTTTCTTTGAACAAGCAGCTAGCATACAGGGTTGATGTCTTTTTATCAGTTACACCTTATGCTAAGCCTCTAGCATTGTTAGTTGCTACTTTGCTGTTAATATGTCTTGGTGGATTAGCACTGTTTGGTGTGACAGATGACAGCTTAGCTGATTCCCTTTGGTTATCATGGACATACATAGCAGACTCGGGAAATCATGCTAATTCTGAAGGCTTTGGTTCTAGACTAGTGTCTGTATCCATTAGTTTTGGTGGGATGCTTATATTTGCTATGATGCTTGGACTAGTTTCTGATGCGATTTCTGAGAAGTTCGACTCTCTGAGAAAGGGTAGAAGCGAAGTTGTTGAGCGAAATCATACTCTTATACTTGGGTGGAGTGATAAGTTG GGATCACTTTTAAATCAACTCGCCATAGCTAATGAGAGTTTGGGTGGAGGGACTGTGGTTGTGATGGCAGAGCACGACAAAGAAGAGATGGAGCTTGACATTGGTAAAATGGAGTTTGACTTTAGAGGAACATCTGTCATATGCAGAAGTGGAAGCCCTTTAATATTAGCGGACCTAAAAAAA GTTTCTGTTTCTAAGGCTCGAGCAATAGTTGTCCTTGCTGAAGATGGAAATGCTGACCAG AGTGATGCTCGTGCGTTAAGGACAGTTTTAAGCCTTACAGGAGTTAAGGAAGGATTGCAGGCTCACATAGTGGTTGAATTAAGTGATCTCGATAATGAAGTTCTTGTTAAACTCGTTGGAGGGGACCTTGTTGAAACTGTTGTGGCACATGatgtaatcggaaggctgatgaTTCAATGTGCTCGGCAGCCAGGCCTCGCGCAG ATATGGGAAGACATTCTCGGGTTTGAAAATTGTGAGTTCTATATTAAAAGGTGGCCGCAGCTGGATGGAATGCAATTTGAGGATGTTTTGATAAGCTTTAAGGAGGCCATTCCTTGTGGGGTGAAGGTAGCATCTAGTGGTGGAAAGATTATTCTGAATCCTGACGATTCTTATGTTCTGCAAGAAGGGGATGAGATTCTTGTTATTGCAGAGGATGATGACACATATTCTCCAGCAGATCTGCCAATG GTTCTGGGAGGAAATTTACCCGAGCATGAACTAATTCAAAAGTCTTTTGAGCGGATTCTTCTTTGCGGTTGGCGGAgagatatggaagatatgaTAACG GTACTGGATGCTTCTCTAGCACATGGGTCTGAGTTATGGATGTTCAATGAGGTTCCTGAAAATGAAAGGGAGAGAAAGCTTACAGATGGTGGCCTTGAGATTGACCGTTTGATGAACATCATACTTGTCCATCGCGAAGGAAATGCTGTCATAAGGCGCCACCTAGAAAGTCTTCCATtggaatcatttgattca ATATTGATTTTGGCTGATGAATCAGTAGAAGATTCTGCAATTCAGGCAGATTCCAGATCTCTTGCCACACTACTGCTAATACGTGACATTCAG GCAAAGCGCCTTCCATACAGAGAAGCTATGGCATACCAGACCCATAGAGGTAGCTTCTCGCAAGGTTCATGGATTGGGGAAATGCAGCAGGCTTCAGACAAGTCGGTTATTATCAGTGAGATACTTGATCCGAGGACCAAGAACCTACTATCGATGTCAAAAATCAGTGATTATGTTCTGTCAAATGAGCTTGTCAGCATGGCACTGGCCATGGTTGCAGAAGATCGCCAGATAAATGATGTATTGGAAGAACTTTTCGCTGAAGAG GGCAATGAGTTGCACATAAGAGCAGCAAACTTATACATTGAGGAAGGTGAAGAATTGAGTTTCTATGAGATTTTATTACGTGCTCGTCAAAGAAGAGAGATTCTGATTGGATACCGCCTGGCTGACACAGAGAAAGCTGTGATCAATCCTCCTGCCAAAAACGAGAGAAAAGTATGGTCACTGAAGGATGTTTTTGTAGTGATAGCTGAGAAGGAATGA
- the LOC121757098 gene encoding protein FAM133-like, giving the protein MGKNQAYKAMQRGRLGSTSAGPEEAEDGLVDSSFHSPEWHAARLASLKTSHTVTWEEYKKKQKEEALKKGELEADKDRMMIEYRAQLDAERARKLARGSNYSSSKGSHKKDKKDRDSRKHSSRKRKHSRRSSDSSSSSSETSSTDDDEREAKRSRRRKKEKRKSSRSRSKHSSKGDKEADGPLPLSRFFGSLKG; this is encoded by the exons ATGGGGAAAAATCAAGCCTACAAAGCTATGCAGAGAGGCCGGCTAGGCTCGACCTCAGCCGGCCCTGAAGAGGCTGAGGATGGCTTG GTTGATAGTTCATTTCATTCACCAGAGTGGCATGCTGCTCGTTTGGCAAGTCTCAAAACTTCGCATACAGTTACATGGGAGGAGTATAAAAAGAAACAGAAG GAAGAAGCGTTGAAAAAAGGAGAATTGGAAGCAGATAAAGACAGGATGATGATAGAGTATAGAGCTCAGCTGGATGCTGAACGGGCACGTAAACTTGCTCGCGGGAGTAACTACTCAAGCAGCAAAGGCAGCCACAAAAAGG ATAAAAAGGATAGAGATTCGAGAAAGCATAGCAGCAGGAAGCGGAAG CATTCACGAAGATCGTCAGATTCTAGTTCAAGTTCATCGGAAACATCAAGCACTGACGATGACGAGAGAGAAGCAAAAAGATCgaggagaaggaagaaggagaaaAGGAAAAGCTCAAGATCTAGATCTAAGCACTCGAGCAAAGGAGATAAAGAGGCTGATGGACCCTTGCCCCTTTCTAGATTTTTTGGAAGCCTGAAAGGCTGA